One genomic segment of Alicycliphilus denitrificans K601 includes these proteins:
- a CDS encoding LysR family transcriptional regulator, which translates to MNLRQLQHFVVLGEVLNFRKAADKLHIVQPALTASIRRLESEFGVDLFERTTRDVKLSAAGRAALPEVKRALQQMDRARRNAKATQTGEWGALRVGFVGSASMALLPAGIRAFRTRFPDVVLGLQESTGSRIVDLIDNGQMDVGLIRTPAVNNRGLTIHTLQTQRFMVVIPRGSEWEPARNTKKVRLQDLANAPFITFSRDESPMLYLAVVSVCREAGFTPNIVQEAIQVQTVVTLVESGLGVGLVPSVCAQHKPANASFFELAKQTPACATGLALVYNAGSLSPVGRRFVQTLSELAEQDGPAPV; encoded by the coding sequence ATGAACCTTCGGCAGCTGCAGCATTTCGTCGTCCTGGGAGAGGTCCTGAATTTCCGCAAGGCGGCGGACAAGCTCCATATCGTCCAGCCGGCGCTGACGGCATCCATCCGCCGGCTTGAAAGCGAGTTCGGCGTCGACCTGTTCGAGCGGACCACGCGGGACGTGAAGCTGTCGGCCGCGGGCCGCGCCGCGCTGCCCGAAGTCAAAAGGGCCCTTCAACAGATGGATCGGGCCCGGCGCAATGCCAAGGCCACCCAGACCGGGGAATGGGGTGCGCTGAGGGTCGGATTCGTGGGCTCCGCGAGCATGGCCTTGCTGCCCGCGGGCATCAGGGCCTTCCGGACCAGGTTCCCCGATGTGGTCCTGGGCCTGCAGGAGTCCACGGGAAGCCGCATCGTGGACCTGATCGACAACGGCCAGATGGACGTCGGCCTCATCCGTACGCCTGCCGTCAACAACCGTGGCTTGACCATCCATACGCTCCAGACCCAGCGCTTCATGGTGGTCATCCCGCGCGGCAGCGAGTGGGAGCCTGCGAGAAATACGAAGAAGGTGAGGCTGCAGGACCTGGCCAATGCGCCCTTCATCACTTTTTCGCGCGACGAATCGCCCATGCTTTACCTGGCCGTGGTGAGCGTATGCCGGGAAGCCGGGTTTACGCCGAACATCGTGCAGGAGGCGATACAGGTGCAGACCGTCGTGACACTGGTGGAAAGCGGCTTGGGCGTGGGGCTTGTCCCCTCGGTGTGCGCGCAGCACAAACCTGCAAATGCGTCCTTTTTCGAGCTTGCGAAACAGACGCCGGCCTGTGCGACGGGGCTGGCGCTGGTCTACAACGCCGGCAGCCTTTCACCCGTGGGCCGAAGATTCGTCCAGACGCTGTCGGAGCTGGCGGAGCAGGACGGCCCCGCCCCCGTGTGA
- the tfpZ gene encoding TfpX/TfpZ family type IV pilin accessory protein, with protein sequence MRWYERGRSALRAALLHFALSLAIAFMAAILTFSLWFPYPYRELAGGGHLFWLVVGVDIICGPMLTAVVFNSLKPRRELMTDLCCIGLVQICALIYGLHALWQARPVYLAFEVDRFRVVTYADIKKEDLKPELNELHRLPWRGVKIIGTRMPANGEEMLESLDLSLRGFDPSFRPDWWKDYKDSIDQVRLRAKVITDLIKKRPDKTRMIRDEISRAGMSEANVMWLPVTSFLSLEWVVLLDRQTMQPITFIPVDGF encoded by the coding sequence ATGCGATGGTATGAACGAGGTCGTTCAGCATTGCGTGCAGCCTTGTTGCATTTTGCCTTGAGTCTGGCAATTGCATTTATGGCAGCCATTCTGACCTTTTCCCTTTGGTTTCCCTATCCCTATCGTGAATTGGCTGGCGGCGGTCATTTGTTCTGGTTGGTGGTGGGCGTGGATATCATCTGTGGCCCTATGCTTACGGCTGTTGTTTTCAATTCGCTGAAGCCTCGACGTGAATTAATGACAGATCTTTGTTGCATCGGTCTAGTTCAGATATGTGCATTGATATATGGCCTGCATGCGCTTTGGCAGGCAAGACCGGTGTATCTGGCCTTCGAGGTGGACCGCTTCCGGGTTGTAACGTATGCGGATATTAAAAAAGAAGATCTAAAGCCAGAATTGAATGAACTGCATCGCTTGCCTTGGAGAGGGGTGAAAATAATCGGAACCCGAATGCCGGCGAACGGTGAGGAAATGCTGGAAAGTCTCGATTTGTCCTTGCGGGGATTCGATCCGTCGTTCAGGCCGGATTGGTGGAAAGATTACAAGGATAGTATTGATCAAGTGAGGCTTCGGGCGAAAGTCATCACAGATCTGATAAAAAAAAGACCAGATAAGACGCGGATGATTCGTGATGAAATTTCTCGGGCAGGCATGTCTGAGGCGAATGTCATGTGGCTGCCTGTTACTAGCTTTCTTTCATTGGAGTGGGTGGTTTTACTAGATAGGCAGACGATGCAACCTATCACGTTCATACCTGTCGATGGGTTTTGA
- a CDS encoding sulfatase-like hydrolase/transferase, translated as MPLAGYFLSLATLGCILEWVSFHFGYKRYFISIEFLSAFLVAAAGWRWLGAIIFIAAIGWEAILGASSVLFFFNYSQIQTIARFVFEAKASYVLAFGGFLAIAGILYFGACRALRRVSWPQVFFASIGLVLLQAVISFREGNFIFPTIADRKSLLVGSSMYFSENIIEQNRKAFDLGRYDNVEYVPVRWPSALMQTLGSDSENKTSSRKILFIIAESWGSPGDRRVLNSQIKSIENSDNVRGMTLGSVHAIGATAFAEFRELCGKLPTKLNLKEISEAGLGECWPKMLARQGYRTVSVHGAHGTMYDRLHWYPVIGFQEKIFKENMPIITGEQCYSFPGYCDKNLFEVVGHKLAGNDEIFLYWLTLNSHMPYDRRDIFEYRMGLCEDVFGRGYSEGLCNYHNLHVQFFEGLAKLIRNSELSGTEVVVVGDHPPIFGDESSKSYFEINKVPFLHFWVK; from the coding sequence ATGCCCTTGGCTGGTTATTTTCTATCTCTTGCAACTTTGGGTTGTATTCTTGAATGGGTGTCCTTTCATTTTGGGTATAAGCGCTATTTCATTAGTATTGAGTTTCTCTCTGCCTTTCTCGTCGCGGCTGCTGGATGGCGATGGTTGGGTGCAATAATATTTATTGCGGCCATTGGGTGGGAGGCGATTCTTGGCGCTTCTTCTGTTCTGTTCTTCTTCAACTATTCCCAGATTCAAACAATTGCGAGATTTGTTTTTGAGGCTAAAGCTTCATATGTCTTGGCGTTTGGCGGGTTTCTTGCTATTGCTGGAATATTGTATTTTGGCGCCTGTCGTGCCTTGAGGCGGGTTTCTTGGCCGCAGGTGTTCTTTGCCTCTATTGGCCTTGTCTTGCTTCAAGCTGTGATCTCATTCAGGGAGGGGAATTTTATATTTCCCACGATCGCGGACAGAAAAAGCCTGCTTGTTGGTAGTTCGATGTATTTTTCTGAAAATATCATTGAGCAGAATAGAAAGGCATTTGATCTTGGGAGGTATGATAATGTGGAATATGTTCCTGTTCGTTGGCCTTCCGCATTGATGCAGACATTGGGAAGCGATTCTGAGAATAAAACCTCCTCTCGTAAGATCTTGTTTATCATTGCTGAATCATGGGGAAGTCCAGGTGACAGGAGGGTGTTGAATTCGCAAATCAAATCAATTGAGAATAGCGATAATGTGCGAGGCATGACGCTTGGCAGCGTTCATGCAATAGGCGCAACGGCCTTTGCGGAGTTTCGCGAACTTTGTGGGAAACTGCCCACCAAGTTGAATTTGAAAGAAATATCGGAGGCCGGCCTAGGCGAGTGTTGGCCAAAGATGCTGGCTCGTCAAGGATATCGAACTGTATCCGTACATGGGGCACATGGGACTATGTATGATAGGCTGCATTGGTATCCAGTTATTGGATTCCAGGAGAAGATCTTCAAGGAGAACATGCCAATCATCACAGGTGAGCAGTGCTATTCATTTCCTGGATATTGTGACAAAAACTTATTTGAGGTAGTTGGTCATAAATTGGCTGGCAATGATGAGATATTTTTGTATTGGTTAACGCTGAATTCTCACATGCCATACGATCGAAGAGATATCTTCGAATACAGGATGGGACTATGTGAGGATGTTTTTGGCAGGGGCTATAGTGAGGGGTTGTGTAATTATCATAATCTTCATGTGCAGTTCTTTGAGGGGCTGGCTAAGTTGATACGAAATAGCGAGCTATCGGGAACGGAAGTCGTGGTAGTGGGAGACCATCCGCCGATATTCGGCGATGAATCTTCGAAGAGTTATTTCGAGATCAACAAAGTGCCTTTTTTGCACTTCTGGGTGAAATGA
- a CDS encoding TerC family protein translates to MDLDFLTHTPFWIALGQIIIIDILLGGDNAVVIALACRKLPTVQRTKGIIYGTAGAIILRVILIVFAMTLLNLPFLKVVGALLLVWIGVKLIAPDEEGHSDVAGSDKLLAAIKTIIVADLVMSVDNVIAIAGAAQNSGEHQVLLVVLGLLISIPIIVWGSQLVIKLMERFPLIITGGGMLLGWIAGGMLVSDPALANPDRWQWMFKLPQSGTVHYAACVAGALLVLAIGKAIASQRGKAAPVQQG, encoded by the coding sequence ATGGATTTGGACTTTCTCACCCACACGCCGTTCTGGATCGCGCTGGGACAGATCATCATCATCGACATCCTGCTCGGTGGTGACAACGCGGTCGTGATCGCCCTGGCCTGCCGCAAGCTGCCGACTGTGCAGCGCACCAAGGGCATCATCTACGGCACTGCGGGCGCCATCATCCTGCGCGTGATCCTCATCGTCTTCGCGATGACCTTGCTGAACCTGCCGTTCCTCAAGGTGGTGGGCGCGCTGCTGCTGGTGTGGATCGGCGTGAAGCTCATCGCCCCCGACGAGGAAGGCCACAGCGACGTGGCGGGCAGCGACAAGCTGCTCGCGGCCATCAAGACCATCATCGTGGCCGACTTGGTGATGAGCGTGGACAACGTGATCGCCATCGCCGGCGCGGCGCAAAACTCGGGCGAGCACCAGGTCCTGCTGGTGGTGCTGGGCCTGCTCATCTCCATCCCCATCATCGTCTGGGGCAGCCAGCTGGTCATCAAGCTCATGGAACGCTTCCCCCTGATCATCACGGGCGGCGGCATGCTGCTGGGCTGGATCGCCGGCGGCATGCTGGTCTCCGACCCCGCCCTGGCCAACCCCGACAGGTGGCAGTGGATGTTCAAGCTGCCGCAGAGCGGCACGGTGCACTACGCCGCCTGCGTGGCGGGCGCCCTGCTGGTGCTGGCCATCGGCAAGGCCATCGCCAGCCAGCGCGGTAAGGCCGCTCCCGTCCAGCAAGGCTGA
- a CDS encoding phage holin family protein — translation MRLLLKWLLSAAALLCVAYLYSGVEVHSFGSALLAAFVIGLFNAVLRPVLVILTLPVTIVTIGLFLFVINALMFWAAASVLGEGFQVHGFTAALIGSLIYSLLGMVIESALGGLFLQK, via the coding sequence ATGCGACTACTGCTCAAATGGCTGCTGAGCGCGGCTGCCCTGCTTTGCGTGGCATACCTCTACAGCGGCGTGGAGGTGCACAGCTTCGGCTCCGCGCTGCTGGCCGCCTTCGTCATCGGGCTGTTCAACGCGGTGCTGCGGCCGGTGCTGGTGATCCTCACGCTGCCGGTGACCATCGTCACCATCGGGCTGTTCCTGTTCGTCATCAACGCCCTCATGTTCTGGGCCGCCGCCTCGGTGCTGGGCGAGGGCTTCCAGGTGCATGGCTTCACGGCAGCACTGATCGGCTCGCTGATCTATTCGCTGCTGGGCATGGTGATCGAATCAGCGCTCGGCGGCCTGTTCCTTCAGAAGTGA
- a CDS encoding M48 family metalloprotease, which yields MGRALAASLLIVFCTAQAPVALAQSQLPMMGDGAEMTTSAERQLGDRIIRELYRDPDYIDDAVLQEYVQDLFQALVQAARERGELSPELQERFAWQILLGRDRTVNAFALPGGYFGVHLGLIGVVSTRDELASVLAHELSHVTQRHIARLMAQQGRQTPLMLGAMILGALAAAKNPAAAQAMMVGGQALAVQNQLNFSRDMEREADRVGFGLMQPAGFAPQGFVGMFDKLQQANRINDNGSWPYLRSHPLTTQRIADMHSRVPQGAAAPAPATLQHLMMAARARVLMRPGVDTWRQWVAEPQDAGFAARPLAQRVPAWYAATLAAVQLGDMAAARQCLRGLQADVRGDAAAARQARLLGAELELAAGDAPAALTYLQDSVVAGAEKKAGAPMGRPEMLLRTQALLRTGAAADMAGLLQTWVTSHPGDATAWQLLAQVWQQQKQPLRAVRAEAEAQVARYDYAAAVDRFKAGQDLARRGGVAADHIEASIIDTRLRAVQSLLKEQAAER from the coding sequence ATGGGGCGTGCGCTGGCAGCTTCTCTTTTGATAGTGTTTTGCACGGCGCAGGCGCCCGTGGCTCTGGCGCAGTCCCAGCTGCCCATGATGGGCGACGGGGCCGAGATGACGACCAGCGCCGAGCGCCAGCTGGGCGACCGCATCATCCGCGAGCTGTACCGCGACCCGGACTACATCGACGACGCGGTGTTGCAGGAATACGTGCAGGACCTGTTCCAGGCGCTGGTGCAGGCGGCCCGGGAGCGCGGCGAGCTCTCGCCCGAGCTGCAGGAGCGCTTTGCCTGGCAGATCCTGCTGGGCCGCGACCGCACGGTGAACGCGTTCGCGCTGCCTGGCGGCTACTTCGGCGTGCACCTGGGGCTGATTGGCGTGGTGAGCACGCGCGACGAGCTGGCCTCGGTGCTGGCGCACGAGCTCAGCCACGTGACTCAGCGCCATATCGCGCGCCTGATGGCGCAGCAGGGCCGGCAGACGCCGCTGATGCTCGGCGCGATGATCCTGGGCGCGCTGGCTGCAGCCAAGAACCCGGCCGCGGCCCAGGCGATGATGGTGGGCGGCCAGGCGCTGGCGGTGCAGAACCAGCTCAACTTCTCGCGCGACATGGAGCGCGAGGCCGATCGCGTGGGTTTCGGCCTGATGCAGCCCGCGGGCTTTGCACCCCAGGGCTTCGTCGGCATGTTCGACAAGCTGCAGCAGGCCAACCGCATCAACGACAACGGCAGCTGGCCCTATCTGCGCAGCCACCCGCTGACCACGCAGCGCATCGCCGACATGCACAGCCGCGTTCCGCAGGGCGCGGCGGCGCCCGCCCCCGCGACGCTGCAGCACCTGATGATGGCCGCGCGCGCGCGCGTGCTGATGCGCCCCGGTGTGGACACCTGGCGCCAGTGGGTGGCCGAGCCGCAGGACGCGGGCTTCGCTGCGCGCCCCCTCGCGCAGCGCGTGCCGGCCTGGTATGCGGCCACGCTCGCCGCCGTGCAGCTGGGCGACATGGCGGCCGCGCGCCAGTGCCTGCGCGGCCTGCAGGCGGACGTGCGCGGTGACGCGGCCGCGGCGCGCCAGGCACGGCTGCTGGGCGCGGAGCTGGAACTGGCCGCGGGCGACGCGCCGGCGGCCTTGACCTACCTGCAGGACAGCGTGGTGGCGGGTGCGGAGAAGAAGGCGGGCGCGCCCATGGGTCGGCCCGAAATGCTGCTGCGCACGCAGGCGCTGCTGCGCACGGGCGCCGCGGCCGATATGGCGGGGCTGCTGCAGACCTGGGTGACAAGCCACCCAGGCGACGCGACGGCGTGGCAGCTGCTGGCGCAGGTGTGGCAGCAGCAGAAGCAGCCGCTGCGCGCCGTACGCGCCGAGGCCGAGGCCCAGGTGGCGCGCTACGACTATGCCGCCGCGGTGGACCGCTTCAAGGCGGGGCAGGACCTGGCGCGGCGCGGCGGCGTGGCGGCCGACCACATTGAGGCTTCGATCATCGACACGCGGCTGCGCGCCGTGCAGTCACTTCTGAAGGAACAGGCCGCCGAGCGCTGA
- the moaC gene encoding cyclic pyranopterin monophosphate synthase MoaC, whose translation MTIPISPLTHFDAQGQAHMVDVGAKPATHRTAIATGRIEMQPATLALIASGTAKKGDVLGVARIAGIMAAKKTSELIPLCHPLALTRVAVEFELLEVENAVQCTATVETVGPTGVEMEALTAVQVALLTVYDMCKAADKRMVMTGMRVLEKHGGKSGSFVA comes from the coding sequence ATGACCATACCCATTTCCCCGCTGACCCACTTCGACGCCCAGGGCCAGGCTCACATGGTAGACGTGGGCGCCAAGCCCGCCACGCACCGCACCGCCATCGCCACCGGCCGCATCGAGATGCAACCCGCCACCCTGGCGCTGATCGCATCGGGCACCGCCAAGAAGGGCGACGTGCTGGGCGTAGCCCGCATCGCCGGCATCATGGCCGCCAAGAAGACCAGCGAGCTGATCCCGCTGTGCCACCCCCTGGCCCTGACCCGCGTCGCCGTGGAGTTCGAATTACTGGAGGTCGAGAACGCCGTTCAGTGCACCGCCACCGTGGAAACCGTGGGGCCGACGGGCGTGGAGATGGAAGCCCTGACCGCCGTGCAGGTGGCGCTGCTCACCGTCTACGACATGTGCAAGGCGGCGGACAAGCGCATGGTGATGACTGGCATGCGGGTGCTGGAGAAACATGGGGGGAAGTCGGGGAGTTTCGTGGCCTGA
- a CDS encoding pilin, with translation MKRALQKGFTLIELMIVVAIIGILAAVALPAYQDYTVRSRVTEGFALANPARAGLATDGTASLADYQRFTATWNAQAGNSGANSKYVTSVLFAESGSSAAGAANSFITITYNATAVGSLGTRNVVQLHPRVRSQAAGTAAETLASAWSNGRTGAIDWACIGKGVATANSRNMGTFTTVATGIEEKFAPAECR, from the coding sequence ATGAAGCGTGCCCTGCAAAAAGGTTTTACCCTGATCGAACTGATGATCGTGGTGGCTATCATTGGTATCTTGGCTGCCGTGGCGTTGCCCGCATACCAAGATTACACCGTGCGTTCGCGTGTGACGGAAGGCTTTGCATTGGCAAATCCGGCGCGTGCTGGGTTGGCGACGGATGGTACGGCAAGCCTTGCTGATTATCAGCGATTCACTGCTACCTGGAATGCGCAAGCAGGCAACTCTGGTGCAAACTCCAAGTACGTCACTTCGGTTCTCTTTGCAGAGTCTGGTTCGTCGGCTGCTGGCGCAGCTAATAGCTTTATTACTATCACCTATAACGCAACGGCTGTGGGTTCTCTGGGAACCAGAAATGTCGTCCAGTTGCACCCGCGCGTGCGTTCGCAGGCTGCCGGGACCGCTGCAGAAACCTTGGCCAGTGCCTGGAGCAACGGCCGTACTGGCGCCATTGACTGGGCGTGTATTGGCAAGGGTGTTGCAACTGCAAACTCCCGCAATATGGGAACCTTCACTACGGTTGCTACGGGGATCGAAGAGAAGTTTGCGCCTGCAGAGTGCCGTTGA
- a CDS encoding tripartite tricarboxylate transporter substrate-binding protein produces MVSSMLTLMPQVSAGRVRPLAVTSLKRAEIAPNIPTVAEAGLPGYSASTWYGLFAPAGVPQDVVQRLADAMETVLKDKDVQAKLAAQGLSMVPEVNSPAAFGAYVQTEAQKWQSVVQAAGISAD; encoded by the coding sequence ATGGTATCGAGCATGCTCACGCTGATGCCCCAGGTGAGCGCCGGCCGCGTGCGGCCGCTGGCGGTGACCAGCCTCAAGCGCGCAGAGATCGCCCCGAACATTCCCACCGTCGCCGAGGCCGGGCTGCCCGGCTACAGCGCCAGCACGTGGTACGGCTTGTTTGCCCCCGCCGGAGTGCCCCAGGACGTCGTGCAGCGGCTGGCCGATGCCATGGAGACGGTGCTCAAGGACAAGGACGTGCAGGCCAAGCTCGCGGCGCAGGGCCTGAGCATGGTGCCAGAAGTCAACAGTCCGGCGGCTTTCGGTGCCTACGTGCAGACAGAGGCGCAGAAATGGCAAAGTGTCGTCCAGGCCGCCGGCATCTCAGCCGATTAG